TTGGAGGCGGCGCCATCGGGCCAGATCTCGGGCCTGCGGGTGATGGCCGTCGCACCACGATCGAGCGCCGAGAATTCGCACCTCCAGGCGGGCGATCTCATCCTGAGAATCGATGGGCATGAGGCTCAGTCGCGCGAGCAACTGGCCGAGGCGGCGCACGCCGCTCTCGAGCGCGGTGCAACAACTCGAACGCAGGGAGGGCCGTGGATCATCGGGCTCTTCCTTGTGTCCGGCGTGCTCGGATGGGTGGGTGATCGCATCGGTCGGCGACGCAGCGGCACGCCACTCTCGAACCCCGCCATGCTCTTTGCATGCGTCGCCGCGTCAGCCATCCTCCTGCTGCTCATCACCGGTGGATTGGTCACCGGCATGAAGGCGGGTCTCGCCGTGCCAGACTGGCCCAGCAGCTTCGGCCACAACATGCTGCTCTATCCGCTCAGCGCGATGACGGGCGGTGTGTACTACGAGCATGCGCATCGTCTCTTCGGTATGCTGGTTGGTGTCACCACGCTCGTTCTGGTGGGCGTCGTCTTCAGGAGCGAGTCCCGAGTTTCAGTTCGCGTGCTGGCGATCGCCCTGCTTCTCGCCGTGGTGGTTCAGGGGCTGCTTGGAGCGCTGCGCGTGACGGGTGGCTTCTCGATGAGCGAGCATCGCGCCGATCATGAGCCGAGCCTGGTGCTCGGGATCGTGCATGGCGTGATGGGGCAGGGGATTCTCGCGGGAACCGTCGTGCTGGCCGCCATGCTCTCCTCGGGCTGGAGGCGCTTGCCAGCGGCGCAGGCGATCCCGGGAGGCGGAACCATGCGCGGCTTCAGCATCGTGCTCATTGCGCTGCTCATCATGCAGCTCATTCTCGGCGCCTGCTATCGACACCTCTCGGTGCGGCCGACCGAGGACGCGCCGGGCTCGGGCCCGCTCTGGGCGCTGCATGGGCACATCACGATGGCGGCGGTCATTCTCATCCTCGTGCTCATGACTGGCTTCCGCGCGAAGGCCTTCGGTCGCGACGGACGAGTGCCGATTCTCCCGGGCCTAGGCCGCGTGCTGCACGCGGTGGTGGGCGTGCAGATCCTGCTTGGAATCGGCGCGCTCGTTGTAGTCCTGACGCGACGCGGGCCAGCGATTCCTTCTTGGGAAGTGATTGTGACCACGGCACACCAGGCGACGGGCGCGGTTCTCCTCGCGGTGGCAGCGCTTCTCGCGGCATGGAGCTGGCGCCTCGTGCGCGGCTCAAGTGCAACGCTCCCCGCGGTCAGGGCTCCATCACCAGCGTCGGCTTGATCGCTTCCTGAAGCGCCAGAAGCAGATAGGCCGTCGCGAGTTCGGGGTTCGCCTCCATCCAGCGTTCGGCGCTGTTGCGGAAGCTGCCGTCGGCGGATTGCATGCCGACGATCGTGTCGATGAGTTCGTCTCGCCAGTCGTGTTCGGTGCCGCTTGAGTCGGTGATCATGCGCTGCCCCGAGGCTCGCAAGGCGCGCGCCATTGCATGGAGGTAGTAGTAGTGACCCTCGAGTCCCATGCCGGGGTTCTCCTTGAAGGTCCAGTGGCGCGAGATCCACTCGAGCGCAGAGCGGACTCTCGGGTCATCCTCGGTCAATCCCGCGTGCAGCAGGCTCTTGAAGCCTGCGTAGGTCATGCTTCCATAGCTTCGCAGTGAGCGGGGCTGTCCCGGCGGGAGTTTCTCGCCGGCCCGCCCTTCACCGGCAGCGCCGCTCGCCATGCTCTCGCCGCCGTTGGCCGGCGTGTAGACCATGCCACCATCGCGCGAGCCATCTTCGGCCCACGCTGCCGAGTTGAATTCAGGCAGATTCTGGCAGCGCGTCACGAAGATGAGCGCCTTCTGCACCGACGGGTCGGTCGCGTCAACACCGGCGTCGCGCAGTGCATCAAGGAAGAACTGGGTGTTGCTCAAGTCGGGGCGACGGCTGTTGCCATAGCCGGCGCCGCCGAACCAATCGCGATCGGGCCCGATCCCCTGCGCCTGGTCCCACTGCTTCGACTTGAGCCAGGTGACCATCTCGACGACCCACTCCCGGGTTCGAGCACTGCCCACCGAGGCGAGACCCATCGTCATCGCCGACGCGGCATAGTTGCCCAGCGCCCCAGATGAGTCGGGGTCGAATGTCCCGTCGGGCCACGCGCGGCGACGGAGGTACTCGATCGCGCGAGCGAGCGCCGGATCACTCTCGACATCGATGCCGTTCTGGGCGAAGGCCTTGATGACCAGACCCGTGATCGCAAGCGACGCAGCGAACGAAGGTCTGACCTGATCGGTGCCAGCGCCCGCCGTTCCCTCCATCCACCCGCCGTTTGGCCCCTGCACGCTTCGCAGCCAAGTGAGACCCCGATCGATCGCCGCCGTTGTTCGCTCGAAGCGCTCTCGGTCGATGGGCACCTGCTCCGCGCTTCCGGCGACCCGGTGGACCACGGGGGGCAGGAGCGCCACCCGCCCCGGCGGTTCAGGCACGGCAAGGCGGGTGATCCGAGCCGGGTCGACGAGGGTGCCGGGTTCGCCCCCGGTGGGGGCGGTGACCTCTCGGCGGACCTCGGGGGGAAGCGGCACGCTTTGCTGGACGAACCTGTCCGGGATTGCCCCAGGCTGTTCCGGGGAGGTGGACTGGACCCAGCCAGCGGAAAGAAGGGCCATCGAGAGGGGGGCAGAGAGAAGGAGCGGCATGGGCATTTGGGGATGGGGGGACAAGATTCCGAGAAGAACTACTCCTTGGGTCAA
The Phycisphaeraceae bacterium genome window above contains:
- a CDS encoding COX15/CtaA family protein, with product MLSNPTILVLVALFAALAVLALASRVRVINLALGFGSAVGMWACGYAAMTAPGFIAGEIIFILSLLVIVAAGFIAARHGGPLASGMVVGLVCAAVNLLVVGGLLGGKPSISLLVERHGQREEIPLFVIEPEAGQAIELGLLLEAAPSGQISGLRVMAVAPRSSAENSHLQAGDLILRIDGHEAQSREQLAEAAHAALERGATTRTQGGPWIIGLFLVSGVLGWVGDRIGRRRSGTPLSNPAMLFACVAASAILLLLITGGLVTGMKAGLAVPDWPSSFGHNMLLYPLSAMTGGVYYEHAHRLFGMLVGVTTLVLVGVVFRSESRVSVRVLAIALLLAVVVQGLLGALRVTGGFSMSEHRADHEPSLVLGIVHGVMGQGILAGTVVLAAMLSSGWRRLPAAQAIPGGGTMRGFSIVLIALLIMQLILGACYRHLSVRPTEDAPGSGPLWALHGHITMAAVILILVLMTGFRAKAFGRDGRVPILPGLGRVLHAVVGVQILLGIGALVVVLTRRGPAIPSWEVIVTTAHQATGAVLLAVAALLAAWSWRLVRGSSATLPAVRAPSPASA